In Rhodovulum sulfidophilum DSM 1374, the following are encoded in one genomic region:
- the nifB gene encoding nitrogenase cofactor biosynthesis protein NifB, whose translation MSATLIPISGLQVASRKDMGAALAKGGGCSAGSCGSSQGPADMDPETWAKVKDHPCYSEEAHHYFARMHVAVAPACNIQCNYCNRKYDCANESRPGVVSERLTPEQAARKVLAVAASVPQLSVLGIAGPGDAAYDWRRTRATFELVAKDLPDIKLCLSSNGLALPDHVDEIVAMNIDHVTITINAIDPEIGQHIYPWIFHDGKRRSGIEAATILRDRQLRSLEMLHERGVLVKVNSVLIPGLNDEHLIEVNKAVKARGAFLHNIMPLISDPAHGTHFGLTGQRGPTGAELKKVQDACAGGANLMRHCRQCRADAVGLLGEDRGQDFTLDKLPEEIGDATEARSAYRDWVAEERRDRAAATAEAEAAVAETAKPALFAVCTRGSGRINLHFGKATEFQIYEADARGIRFVGHRRADNYCLGGHGDTARMDEILRVLGDVPYLLCSKIGDGPRKRLAEAGIEAIDGLAQDYIETAIAAVLHSKQTARPGLSAERA comes from the coding sequence CCGACATGGACCCGGAGACCTGGGCCAAGGTCAAGGACCACCCCTGCTATTCGGAAGAGGCGCATCACTACTTCGCGCGGATGCATGTCGCCGTCGCCCCCGCCTGCAACATCCAGTGCAACTACTGCAACCGCAAATACGACTGCGCCAATGAAAGCCGCCCGGGCGTGGTCTCGGAACGGCTGACGCCCGAGCAGGCGGCGCGCAAGGTGCTGGCGGTCGCGGCCTCGGTGCCGCAGCTTTCGGTGCTGGGCATCGCCGGCCCCGGGGACGCGGCCTATGACTGGCGCCGCACCAGGGCCACCTTCGAGCTGGTCGCGAAGGACCTGCCCGACATCAAGCTGTGCCTGTCGTCGAACGGGCTCGCCCTGCCCGATCATGTCGACGAGATCGTGGCGATGAACATCGACCATGTCACCATCACCATCAATGCCATCGACCCCGAAATCGGGCAGCATATCTACCCCTGGATCTTCCATGACGGCAAACGCCGCAGCGGGATCGAGGCCGCCACCATCCTGCGCGACCGGCAGCTGCGAAGCCTCGAGATGCTGCATGAGCGGGGCGTGCTGGTGAAGGTCAATTCGGTGCTGATCCCGGGGCTCAATGACGAACATCTGATCGAGGTGAACAAGGCCGTGAAGGCCCGGGGCGCCTTCCTGCACAACATCATGCCGCTGATCTCGGACCCGGCGCATGGCACCCATTTCGGGCTGACCGGCCAGCGCGGGCCGACCGGCGCCGAGCTGAAGAAGGTGCAGGATGCCTGCGCGGGCGGTGCCAACCTGATGCGCCATTGCCGCCAGTGCCGCGCCGATGCGGTCGGGCTTCTGGGCGAGGATCGCGGCCAGGACTTCACCCTCGACAAGCTGCCCGAAGAGATCGGGGATGCGACCGAAGCCCGGAGCGCCTATCGCGACTGGGTCGCCGAGGAACGCCGCGACCGCGCCGCCGCCACGGCCGAGGCCGAGGCCGCCGTCGCCGAGACCGCGAAACCCGCGCTGTTTGCCGTCTGCACCCGCGGCTCGGGGCGCATCAACCTGCATTTCGGCAAGGCGACCGAGTTCCAGATCTACGAGGCCGATGCCCGGGGCATCCGCTTCGTCGGCCACCGCCGCGCCGACAATTACTGCCTCGGCGGGCATGGCGACACCGCCCGCATGGACGAGATCCTGCGGGTGCTGGGCGACGTGCCCTACCTGCTCTGCTCGAAGATCGGAGACGGCCCCAGGAAACGCCTGGCCGAGGCGGGTATCGAGGCCATCGACGGCCTCGCCCAGGACTATATCGAGACGGCCATCGCCGCTGTTCTGCACTCGAAACAAACCGCGCGCCCCGGCCTGTCCGCCGAACGCGCCTGA
- a CDS encoding 4Fe-4S dicluster domain-containing protein, which produces MALKIVKSQCTVCGACEFECPNAAIKFKGEGYIIDAEKCTECEGQFDTPQCAAVCPVPNTCVPA; this is translated from the coding sequence ATGGCCCTGAAAATCGTCAAATCGCAATGCACCGTCTGCGGCGCCTGCGAATTCGAATGCCCGAACGCCGCCATCAAGTTCAAGGGCGAAGGCTATATCATCGACGCCGAGAAATGCACCGAATGCGAGGGCCAGTTCGACACGCCGCAATGCGCCGCGGTCTGCCCGGTGCCGAACACCTGCGTTCCGGCCTGA
- a CDS encoding 4Fe4S-binding leucine-rich repeat protein: MAGGPDPVDWQGEALDCAACGFAGLLARRRCGPGWSCAFDRYAPRIARFFMMNPEAAESCLDDPYPETRAHAARVANIFRLRPLLGDPDPGVRAVAAIRLPAAQSKAALEDPDREVRIALAWRMPFADLVPLLRDPDPFVRQVAARRADPGVLPILAHDPAPEIRKLVAERVAPRWLETLIADPDPEVRRAVARRIAPGRLAPLARDADLRVRHAVAERAGADLARGLLDDPEEPVRQAAAERLAELATPPPAERNSDVDR; encoded by the coding sequence ATGGCCGGCGGTCCCGACCCGGTCGACTGGCAGGGAGAGGCGCTTGACTGCGCCGCCTGCGGGTTTGCCGGGCTCTTGGCCCGTCGGCGATGCGGCCCCGGCTGGTCCTGCGCGTTCGACCGCTACGCACCAAGGATTGCGCGGTTCTTCATGATGAACCCCGAGGCCGCCGAAAGCTGCCTCGACGATCCCTATCCCGAGACCCGCGCCCATGCCGCGCGGGTCGCCAACATCTTCCGCCTGCGCCCGCTGCTGGGCGATCCCGACCCGGGCGTGCGCGCGGTCGCGGCGATCCGCCTGCCCGCCGCGCAGTCGAAGGCCGCGTTGGAGGATCCAGACCGCGAGGTGCGGATCGCGCTGGCCTGGCGGATGCCCTTTGCCGATCTGGTGCCGCTCCTGCGCGACCCGGACCCGTTCGTGCGGCAGGTCGCGGCCCGGCGGGCCGATCCCGGCGTGCTGCCGATCCTCGCCCATGACCCCGCCCCCGAGATCCGCAAGCTGGTCGCCGAACGGGTGGCGCCGCGCTGGCTGGAGACACTGATCGCCGACCCCGATCCGGAGGTGCGCCGCGCCGTCGCCCGGCGGATCGCCCCCGGCCGGCTGGCGCCGCTGGCCCGCGATGCCGATCTGAGGGTCCGCCATGCCGTGGCCGAGCGTGCCGGGGCCGATCTTGCCCGCGGGCTGCTGGACGATCCCGAGGAGCCGGTGCGCCAGGCCGCGGCCGAAAGGCTGGCCGAGCTCGCCACCCCTCCCCCCGCCGAAAGGAACAGCGATGTCGACCGATGA
- a CDS encoding nitrogen fixation protein NifZ — protein MSTDDREIEIYRPPAFQPGEKVRARKHIRNDGTVPGREIGEFVVRKGEVGYVRDIGTFLQQFYVYAVEFIDSRAIVGMRRDELVSLDTPAKETPA, from the coding sequence ATGTCGACCGATGACAGGGAAATCGAGATCTACCGCCCGCCCGCCTTCCAGCCCGGCGAGAAGGTCCGCGCCCGCAAGCATATCCGCAATGACGGCACCGTGCCGGGCCGCGAGATCGGCGAATTCGTCGTCCGCAAGGGCGAGGTGGGCTATGTCCGCGACATCGGCACCTTCCTGCAGCAGTTCTACGTCTACGCGGTCGAATTCATCGACAGCCGCGCCATCGTCGGCATGCGCCGCGACGAACTCGTCAGCCTCGACACCCCCGCCAAGGAGACACCGGCATGA
- the nifT gene encoding putative nitrogen fixation protein NifT codes for MKITVRDTAKGMEVYVAKKDLEELIVEAEHPGIWGGWARLTNGWVFDMPAYDTPPALPVTIDARRLSTE; via the coding sequence ATGAAGATCACCGTTCGCGACACCGCCAAGGGCATGGAAGTCTATGTCGCCAAGAAGGACCTCGAAGAGCTCATCGTCGAAGCCGAGCATCCCGGCATCTGGGGCGGCTGGGCCAGGCTGACCAATGGCTGGGTGTTCGACATGCCCGCCTATGACACCCCTCCCGCGCTGCCGGTGACGATCGACGCCCGGCGCCTGTCGACGGAGTAG
- a CDS encoding SIR2 family NAD-dependent protein deacylase encodes MGAADRLSDLLDEVASGRRVPYLGAGVAAMAGGDQPASPEALCAAIEARVRAPKRASGNLWSVAQYVEGRRFRRTLDAIVQETFAARPEPGPLHRWIAQVRPPLVVDAWYDGVLLDAAGAEGRGDWGLVQGVSRHGEWSEIWTRAYDAAGNLIGEEPDPAWQMLIYKPHGLIREGHAYLISDNDYVEVLTEIDIQSPIPEEVQARRTGRPFLFLGCRFDDQMLRTFARQIAKRSAPGHAAVIEGKLTRMETRFLEELGIERLDLPLAGVAEALAATA; translated from the coding sequence ATGGGCGCCGCAGACCGACTGTCAGACCTTCTCGACGAGGTCGCTTCCGGGCGCCGCGTCCCCTATCTGGGCGCGGGTGTCGCCGCCATGGCGGGCGGCGACCAGCCGGCCTCGCCCGAGGCACTCTGCGCCGCGATCGAGGCCAGGGTGCGCGCGCCCAAACGCGCCTCGGGCAATCTCTGGTCCGTGGCGCAATATGTCGAGGGCCGCCGGTTTCGCCGCACCCTCGACGCCATCGTCCAGGAGACCTTCGCGGCGCGTCCCGAGCCCGGGCCGCTGCATCGCTGGATCGCGCAGGTCCGTCCGCCGCTGGTGGTCGATGCCTGGTATGACGGCGTGCTTCTCGACGCCGCGGGCGCCGAGGGCCGCGGCGACTGGGGCCTTGTGCAGGGCGTCAGCCGCCATGGCGAATGGTCCGAGATCTGGACCCGCGCCTATGACGCCGCCGGCAACCTGATCGGCGAAGAGCCCGATCCCGCCTGGCAGATGCTGATCTACAAGCCGCACGGGCTGATCCGCGAGGGCCATGCCTATCTGATCTCCGACAATGACTATGTCGAGGTCCTGACAGAAATCGACATCCAGTCGCCGATCCCCGAAGAGGTGCAGGCCCGCCGCACCGGCCGGCCCTTCCTGTTTCTCGGCTGCCGCTTCGACGACCAGATGCTCAGGACCTTCGCCCGCCAGATCGCGAAACGCTCGGCCCCGGGCCATGCCGCGGTGATCGAGGGCAAGCTGACCCGGATGGAGACGCGCTTTCTCGAGGAACTCGGGATCGAGCGGCTCGACCTGCCGCTTGCCGGGGTCGCCGAGGCGCTCGCCGCGACCGCCTGA